Genomic window (Campylobacter ureolyticus ACS-301-V-Sch3b):
AAGATGTTTTAGTTGTTGGGATCGAAAACGAATCGAGCCGTTTAAATCCTTTATATGATGAGGATCACGATCCAGCTTTAAGCCTACTTTTTTCAGGTCTTACAAAACACGATGAAAATACAAAAGTAACTCCTGATCTTGCGAAAAGTTGGGAAGTAAGCAAAGATGGACTAACTTATACATTTGATTTAAGAGATGATGCTTACTGGCATGATGGAGTTAAATTTACCGCCCAAGATGTTAAATTTACAATAGAAAGTGCAAAAGATAAAAAACTAAATGCACCTGCTATTGCAAACTATGAAATGGTAAAAGATGTTGAGATTTTGGGTGATTATAAGATAAAAGTTACACTTGATACACCTTTTCCACCATTTTTAGATGCGCTAAGCTTTGGTGTGCTTCCTAAACACTTACTAGAAGGCAAAGATATAGCAACTTATCAATTTAACGATAATCCTATCGGAACAGGACCTTATAAATTTGTAAATTGGAAAAAAGGTGAGAGTATAGAATTTGTAGCAAATGAAAAATTTTATAAAAGCACTCCAAAAATTAAAAAAGTATTTTTAAAAGTAGTTCCTGATGCAAATGTTAGATTAATGCAACTTAAAAGCGGTGAGCTTGATGCGGGATTGATTGATTTTAGCGGTGTCCAAATGGCTAAAAATAGCAAAAATTTAAATATCTTAAAGTTTAAAAGTGCTGATTATAGAGCTTTGATGTTTAACTATAATAATGAAATTTTAAAAGATAGAGATGTTAGAGTTGCGCTAAATTATTTTATAGATAAAAATGATATGGTAAAAACTTTGCTTCACACTCACGGAAGCGTAGCAAACAACCCAATCCAAAACTACATACAAAGCGATAAAGTTTATGAATTTAACCCTAAAAAAGGTGATGAAATTTTAACAAAAGCTGGTTGGAAAAAGAACAAAAAAGGCATTTATGAAAAAGATGGCAAAACTTTAAGTTTTGAAATTTACAGCTTTAACTCAGATCCTTTAAGAGTTGCTATGTCAAAAGTTATAAGCTCTGAGTTAAATAAATACGGCGTTGATGCAAAAGCTTTTGCAAAGCCAAAAACTGCATTTAAAATAAGCAAAGTTGATAGCTTTTTAATTGGCTGGGGAAGTCCGTTTGATCCTGACTTTCACACATATAGAATTTTTGGAGGCTTTGCAGACAGTGATATAAATGAAAACGGCTGGAACTATAGTCACTACAAAGATGCAAAAGTAGATGAAGCTCTTAAAAAAGCAAGAAGCACTGGGGATTTAGAAGAAAGAAAAGCTTATTATAAGGAGTTTTTAGATGCGCTTTATGAAAATCCTCCTTATATTTTTATCGCATATCTAGACTACAATCTAGCATATAATAAAAATTTAACTGGCATAAAAACACAAATTTTAGGTCACCATGGTGCAGGATTTTTATGGAATTTAGAAGAGTGGAACTTTAAAAATTGATAAGTTTAATCTTAAAAAAAGCAGCCTATAGCATTGGGCTGCTTTTTGTTTTATCATTTTTAGTTTTTTCACTGCTTTATTTTTTACCAGGCGATGTAACAAGTGCGATGTTTTCACGTCCTGAAGCTATGTCGCAAGCTATGAAAAATCAAATTTTAGCAAATTTAGGGCTAGATAAAAGTCTTATTACGCAGTATGTTTCTTGGCTTAAAAATGCTTTAAATTTAAACTTTGGAAAAAGTTTTGTAAGTGGTGAAGATATCTATGAAATGTTTAAAACAAGGCTTGTTAATAGCACTGTTTTATTAATTTTTGCGTCATTTTTTATATTTGTATTTTCGCTTATTTTAGGACTAATAAGCGCTGTTTTTAAAAATAAATTTATTGATACTTTTATAAATTTAACAACTTTTTCTTTAATGTGTATGCCAAATTTTTGGTTAGGTCTAATATTTATCTATGTTTTTAGTATAGCTTTAGGTCTTCTTCCAAGCTCAGGAGCTAATTATCTTGGTGTTAGTGGAATTAGCCTAAAACATGTTATTTTACCTATTTTTGCGATTGTTTTACCACATCTTGCTACAAGTGTTAAATTTATAAGAGATATTATAATCTCAAACCTAAACACAGATTTTATCCAAACTCTTTATGCAAGAGGGATAAAAAATATTCAAATTTACCGTCTTGCACTGTTTAGCTCAATGAGTGATATTGTGCGATATTTTGGGACTATGATAGGTGGTGTTTTTGCAGGAAGTTATGTCATAGAAAGTGTGTTTTCATATCCTGGCATTGGAGAGTTAGCACTTAAATCAATAATAGCAAAAGACTATCCTGTAGTACTCGCAGCTATTTTACTAAGTGCTATTTTTGTAATTTTGGCAAATTTAGCGGCTGAAATTATAGCAATTTTAATTGATAAGAGAAACTATGCGAAATAAAATCATACTCTTTATTACTATAATTTTAGTAATTTTAGCTGTTTTTTCAAGCTTTATAGCACCTTTTAATCCAAATTTAAGTGATTTTTCTAACACAAATTTAGCGCCTAATTCAACTCATTTTTTTGGAAGTGATTTTTTAGGGCGAGATATTTTCTCAAGAACACTTTATGGGCTTAAAAACTCACTTATAATAGGAACAATTGCCGGATTTATCGCAACAATAATTGCATTTTTATACGCTTCACTTAGTCTTATAAAACCTTTACAAAATAGCTTACAAAGCGGAATTGATGCGTTTTTAAGCATACCAAATATTTTATTTATTCTAACTTTTGCCTCAATTACTGGCGGTGGGATTATAAGTATAATTTTAGTAATTTCACTTTTTTCATGGATGAGTTCAGCAAAAGTTTTTATAGGTCGCATAAACTTACTTTACCAATCACCATTTATAATCCAATCAATGAGCCTTGGAGCTAGTAAATTTAAGGTTTTATTTTATGAAGTATTGCCAAATTTAAAGGGACTTTTCTTATCGCTTTTTGCCATAAACTCAGCTCATGCGATTTCACACGAAGCCACACTTAGTTTTTTTGGAATGGCTGGGGATTTGAATATGATAAGTTTGGGACTAATGATAAATGAAAGCACAAATGCTCTTTTTATGGGGGCTTGGTGGGTTGCATTCTTTCCTGGATTTATGCTATTTTTACTAATTTTTTGCATAGTTTCCATAACGCCAGATGATAAAGGCATAAAGATATGATTGAAATTTCAAATTTAAATCTTTTTTATAAAAAAGTGCAAATTTTAAAAAATATTGATTTTACAATGAAAAAAAATGGCTGTGTTTGTATAATGGGCGAAAGTGGAGCTGGAAAGTCAATGTTTGCAAAAAGTTTTATTAAGCTTTTTGATGATGAATTTAAGCTAAGTGCAGATAAATTTAGTGTTTTTCAAAATGATATTTTATCTTTAGATGGCGAAAAACTAAGAGAGTTTAGAAGTAAAATTTGCGCTCTTGTTTTTCAAAACGCAAAGGCAAGTTTTCATCCACTTTTAAATGTTGGAGATAATTTTTTTCTATATCTTAAAGACCGCATAAGTGAGCCCAAAAAAGAGGCTTTTGAAGTTCTTGAAAAGCTTTTATTTGATGATTTAAATTTGCTTTGGCATAAATTTCCGTATGAATTAAGTGGCGGTGAGGCAAGTAGAGTGCAAATTGCAATAGCACTTTGTCTAAAACCAAAAGTTTTGATTTGTGATGAGATAACAGCAAGCCTTGATGCACAAAATCAAAAAAGCATAGTAAAAATCATAAACTCTCTTAAAGATGAACTTCAAATTTTATTTATAACTCATCAAAAAAATGTGGCAAATGCAGTGGCAGATGAGTTTTATACGATGCAAAATGGAGTTTTAAAAAATGCTTGAAGTTAAAAATGTTGATAAATTTTATGATTTTAAAGAGCACATAAACAAAAAAACAGAAAAAATTCAAGTCTTATATGATATAAATTTCAGCCTTGAAAATGGAGATAATCTAGCAATTTTAGGCGTTAGTGGAAGTGGAAAAAGCACATTAGCAAATTTGTTAAGTGCAGTAGAAAAGCCAACAAATGGCGAAATTTTACTAAATGGAGAAAACAAGAATCTAAATAAAAAAATTTCACTTATCATGCAAACTCAAAAACTTTGCCTAAATCCGACACTAAGGATAAAAACAGGTATAAATTTACTAAAAAAATACTTGCATTTAAAATTTAGTGATAACGATGTAAAAAATTTATTTGAAACTTTAAATTTAAATCAAGAAATATTACAAAAATTTCCTCACGAAATTAGCGGTGGCGAGGCAAGTAGAATAGGCATTTTAAAAGCTCTTTTAATTAAACCTGATATTTTAATTTGTGATGAAATAACCGCTGGACTTGATGAGGAAAACAAAAACTCAGTCTTAAATGTTTTAAAAAAATTAAAACAAAGCATTATTTTTATAACTCACGATTTAGAAGCTGCAAAAGAAATTTCAAAAAATGTCCTTATTTTAGAAAAAGGAAAGGTGATATTTTTTGGCAAATTTAGCGACCTTCAAAATAGTGAAATTTTGGATAAATTTAGCCAAGATTAAAAAATTTTAAAGCTGTAATAAGTCAAAAAAGATAGAATGAAACTAAATTTTAACACTAGGAGAATAGATGAAAAATTTAATCTTTACAGCTCTTATTGGAGTTGTTTTTTTGTGTGGATGTGCAAGTGAGAGCCAAAGAGCAATAAGCGTTCCAAAAGTTGCCATCGCAAATACAAATTATAGCGGCCAAAAAGTTTCTGTTTCTATAGGCAGATTTTCAAACCAAAGCTCTTATAATAATGGAGTTTTTAGTGATGGTGAAGATAGACTTGGCAACCAAGCTCAAACTATCCTAATAACTAGCTTGCAACAAACTGGTAGATTTTCAGTTTTGGATAGAACAAATTTAAGAGCGATGAAAGAAGAGAGCGCAATTAGTAAAAAAGCTCAAAACTTAAAAGGCGCAAGATATGTAATAACAGGCGATGTTGTTGAGTTTGGCAGAAAAACTCATGGCGATCATCAGCTATTTGGGATTTTGGGTAGAGGAAAAACACAAGTTGCCTACTCAAAAGTAAATCTAAATGTCGTTGATGTAAGCACTTCAGAAGTTGTTTTTTCAGCTCAAGGCGCAGGAGAGTTTGAACTATCAAATAGAGAAGTTATCGGCTTTGGCGGAACTGCTGGATATGACTCAACACTAAATGGAAAAGTTTTAAGTCTGTCAATTAATGAAGCTGTAAATAACCTTGCAAGTGCGATAGATAGTGGCGAGTGGAAAATAAAATAATGAAAAAATATATTTTTCTTGTTTTGATGGCTGTCTTTTTTGTAGGTTGTGCAACAAAAAATCAAAGCATTTATTACTGGGATGGAACTTATGCAAAGTCTGTTTATGAATACACAAAGCAAGATGGTGATATCAACGAACAAATTGAAAATTTAGAAAAATTGATTCAAAAATCATATGAAAAAAATAAACCTATTGCACCAGGAGTTTATGCCCATCTTGGGCTTTTATACTCAAATTTGGGAAATTACGGTAAGTTTATTAGCTACCTTGATAAAGAAGCACAGCTTTATCCTGAGTCAAAAACTTACATCGAGTTTTTGAAAAAAATCAAACAAAGGTAAAAAAGATGAAAAATAGCATTTTTATAACTTTGATATTATCTTTTATTTTTGTAGGTTGTGCTAAAAAGCCTGAAATTTATGACTACTCGGCATTTTTGGAGTCAAAACCAAAATCAATCTTGGTTGTAATGCCAACAAATGAATCAATTGATATAAAAGCTTCTCCTGCTATGCTTGCAAATGCAACTATGCCTTTGGCTGAAGCTGGGTATTATGTATTTCCTGTGGCTTTAGTAAATGACACTTTTAAATTTAATGGTGTTTATGATGCAAATGATATCAAAAACATTCCTTTAAGCAAGCTTCAAGAGATCTTTGGCGCTGATAGTGTGCTTTATATAAATATTACAAAATACGGCACAAGCTATGCCATTTTAAATAGCCAAACCACAGTTGAAGCAGATGTAAAATTGGTTGATTTAAAAACTGGAAAAACTCTTTGGGATAAAAAAACATTAGTAAGTAATAATTCAGCTAATTCAAATCAAGGACTTATTGGAATGCTTATAACTGCGGCAATTGACCAAATAGCAAATACAATAGCTGATAGTGGATATGATATGTCAGTAATTGCTTCAAATTCAGTTTTTGCAACTGATTGTCATGACTGCATACTAAAAGGACCTCGCTCACCAAGTTATGGGCAAGATAAACAGCTAACTCAAAATTAAAACCATAGTGGTAAATTTCTAAAAATTTACCACTATTTTTATTAAAAATTAAAAATTTTATTTATAATTTATAAAATATTTAATCTATAATCAAATACTATCATAAATTTTTTAAAGGAGATAATATGAAATTTTTTAAACTATTTTTAGGTATATTTTTTGCCTTAAATTTAGTAAATGCGGCTTCGCTTGATGAGATAAAAGAGCGTGGAAGCATCAAAATAGGTGTTTTTGGTGATAAGCCTCCATTTGGATATATTGATGAAAATGGTAAAAATCAAGGCTTTGATGTAGCTTTAGCAAAAGAGATGTCAAAAGCACTTTTTGGTGATGAAAACAAAGTAGAATATACAATTGTTGAGGCTGCAAGCAGGGTTGATTTTTTAAGAGCTAATAAAGTTGATGTAATTTTAGCAAATTTTACTCAAACAAAAGATAGAGCAAGAGTTGTTGACTTTGCAAAGCCATATATGAAAGTAAGTATCGGTGTTGTTAGTAAAAATGGCGATATAAAAAGCGTTGATGATTTAAAAGGAAAAACTTTACTTTTAAACAAAGGAACAACTGCGGATATTTATTTTACAAAAAATTATAAAGATTTAAAAACTATGAAATTTGATCAAAATACTGAAACTTTTGCAGCCTTGCTTGATGGTCGTGGAGAAGCTTTAGCTCACGATAATACACTTTTATTTGCATGGGTTAAAAGCAATCCTGAGTTTAAAGTAGGCATCGAAAGCATTGGCGATCATGATGTTATAGCTCCAGCTGTGAAAAAAGGAAATAAAGAGTTATTAAAATGGATAAATGAACTCATTACAAAACTAAATAGTGAGAAATTCTTTCATAAGGCTTATGATGAAACTATAAAGCCTATTTATGGTGATAGTATAAATCCAGCCTCTGTTTTGGTTGAAGAGTAAAACTTAACCCCTTATTTAAGGGGTTAAACAAAAACATTAAGCAAACATCGGTAAGAATAAAAATAATTTAATAGTTAAAGCGTTTGCAATATCTACAAAAAATCCGCCCATTATAGGAACTACAATAAATGCAATTCTTGATGGTCCAAAGTTGTAAGTTACTGCTTGAAGATTTGCCACTGCTGTTGGGGTTGCACCCATACCAAAACCACAATGTCCAGCAACTAAACAAGCCGCATCATAATCTCTTCCACAAATTCCAAATGTCACATATCTAACATAAATTGCTATAACAACGGTTTGAATAGCAAGTAAAACAATTAAAGGAACAGCAAGTTTTGTAAGCTCAACTAAATTTAAAGTCATTATTGCCATTGCTAGAAATAAGCCTAAACTAACATTTCCTATAACGCCTATTTCTCTATCAAAAACTTGATGAATATTTGCATAACTTAGTGTATTTCTTATAACAATACCAGAAAACAAACACCAAACAAAAGTAGGTAAAGTTATAACAGAGCCTTTTGTAAGAGCAGAAATTGTAGTTCCTATAAACATAGCAAGAGCAAAAAGTCCAAGACTTTGGACAAATGATCCAGCGGTTATAAGTCTTTCAACTTGTGGCTCTGCAAAAACTTCATCGCTAGTATCATGCTCAACCTCAACTTCGTTTGATTTAAGATTGTATTTTCTTATAATGCTTTGTGCTATTGGCCCACCTAAAAGACCACCTGCAATAAGTCCATAAGTAGCACTTGCCATAGCAACTTCTTTTGCAGCTATAAAATTATATGGAGCATTGCTAAACACGTCTCCCCACGCAGCACCTGTTCCATGTCCTCCACTTAGAGTAATAGATCCAGCAAGAAGTCCTAGCAAAGGATTTTCTCCCATCATTGTCATAACACTTACACCAATGATATTTTGCACGAATAAAAACAGACAAACTGAAATTCCAAATAAAACTAAAAGTTTTCCACCTTTTTTTAAACTTGCAATATCAGCACCAAGACCAACAGAGGTAAAGAACATAAGCATAAGTGGGTCTTTAATGCTTTCTTGAAAGCCAATTTTTACATTAAATAAAATTTGAGTTAAAAACAAAACGATAGCTACAATAAGACCACCAGTTACTGGAATAGGAATACTATACTTATCTAAAAATTTAATATTTTTAGTGATTCTAGCTCCTATATAAAGCACTGCACAAACAGATATCAAAGTAGCATAAAAGTCCAAATTTACGCGGTAGAAAATATCACTACCAGCTATTTTTTTAATAATTTCTAAAAAAGCAAAATTTGCTTTAAAAACACCATCTGAAATTTGAGTAAATTCCATACAAATCCTTTTTGTTAAGATTTATGAAATTTAGCATATTTTTCTTTATTTGAAGCTTTATTTTTTATATAAATTTGCAAATTTATTGCAAATTGCATAAATTCTGTATAAATTTAGTAAATATGCTTGATTTGGTTTTAAATTATAAAATATTTTAAATATGATAAAATGCCATATTTTCTATCAAAAAATGCAAATTTAATCATAATAAATAACTTAGTTATAATATAAAAAATTTACACATTTAGCACTTATTGACAGTATTGGTATTTTTATTTTAAAAAATATATTTGCATTAATTTTACATAAGTTTTGCAAGTAAATTTTTAGCGTGTTCTGAAAATTTATACCCTTTAATATGCTCTTTTCCAAACTCGACAAAAAGCCCATGATACGCACAATATAGCTCATTTAAACTTTTAAAATCATACTTTTTACTAAGCATATCAAAATCCACTCCACAAAGCCATTCTTGAGCTTCAAGATAACTTTCAAACTCATAGTTTAAAAAATTAAGTATTTTTATCGTGTAGTTATCAACAACCATCTCATCACGCTCGCACGCGTAGCATAAAATCGCACTGCAACTCTCAGCTCCAATGCCTTTTTGAGAAATTAACCACTCCATATCAACACTGTCTTTAAAATTTTCAAAGTCGCCAAATTCCAAACTAATAGCACTTAATAAATTTTTAAGTCTTTTGGTTTTTACATTATTAAAACCACTTGGTTTTATCAAATTTGCCAAAGTTTCATCATCTAAACTTAAAATTCCTTCTATACTCAAAACGCCCTTATTTTTTAAGTTTGAAAGTGAGCTTTCAACATTTTGCCACTTTGTATTTTGGGTTAAAACTGCTCCAACTACTACTTCAAAAGTACCATAATTAGGCCACCAAAAGTGATTTTTCAAATTTATTTCATTATATAAAAGTTCAAACAACTCATTACTACTCATCTAATCTCACTTTTATCATTTTTAAACTCATCTTTAAAAGCTAAATAAAACTGTTTTGCAACTCTGCCACTTCTACTTGCTCTAAGCATTGCAAATTGCTTGGCTTTTAAATGAAGTTCGCTAATATCGCCTTTAAAGCCCTTAAAATAACTATCAACTATGTCTAGATACTCGCTAAATCCACCCTCATAAAAGCTTATTTGAAGTCCAAATCTTTGAGCCAATGAGAGCCTTTCATTAACAGCTTCTTTTTCATGAATTTCATTACTCATCTTTTCATTTACTAAGTGTCTTCGATTTGAAGTGGCATAAATTAAGACATTTTTTGGCGGAAGTTCAATACTTCCTTCTAATACAGGTTTTAAAAACTTATAGCTAAAATCACCATCTTCAAAACTCAAATCATCAATGTATATTATAAATTTATACTCATTAATTTCTCTAATTTCATCTAAAACATCTATCAAGCTTTCTAAATCATGCTTTGAAATTTCAATCACTCTTAAGCTCTGATTAAAAAACATAGTAAAAACAGCCTTGCAAAGACTGCTTTTTCCACAACCCATATCTCCCCATAAAAGCGCGTGGTTTGCACCTTTGTTATCTAAAAAATTTTTAGTATTTTTTATAATTTCATCTTTTTGCCTATCAAGCCCAACAAGCAAATCAATATCTACAAAATCTATATCGCTAACTTTTTTTAAAGCGTTTTTGCTCTTTCTAAAAATAGCGGCTTTGGTTGTTTTCCAATCTATATTTTTTGAAATTTTAAAATTTTCATTGTCCAAATTTGAATTATCAAAGCTTTTCATAACCTGTACCTTTTAAAATCTCAGTTAAAATTTGAATTAAATCATCTTTTGTTATCTCATTTTTATCTATTTTCACAGAAGCATTTTCCATTTTTGTATAAAAATCTTGTATTAAAAGCTCATTATTTGCAATATCGCTTTTATTTATAAGCATAAAGGCCATTCCAGCGTAAATTGCAACTGCTTTATTGCCACTATAAAATGGATGAAATTTTATAATAGAATAAATCAAATGGGCCAATTTATCATAAAAAGTTAAATAATATTCATTATTTGTTATGTGTTCAAGTGCGGCTTCTAGGTAGTTTGCTTGAGTTTTATTATAGCCTTTTAAACCATTAATCTCATCCATTATATCATCGTGCAAACTTATAACTTGCTTCATATCTAAATAATTCATTTAATCTAGCCTTTTAAAAATTTCTAAATTTTTGGGATTTTGCAAAGTTTTTCTCATAAAAGCTCTTAATTCTTCAAATTTATTTTCGCTAAATTTATGCTTATCAAGCCAATCTAAATAAAGCTTTTTAACTTTTTCAACCATTTCTAGGTCAAAAGAACTTAGTGAGTTTAAAAAATCCTCATCATTTAAGGCATAATTTATACGCATTTTATCTCCTTAAAATTATTTAGTTTTATCAAGTTTTCGCAAATATATTAAAATTGCCTCCAAGATATCATCATCATCTTTACTATTTGATTTTATAACAACTTTTGAATCATCAAGTTTTGTTAAAGTTATATTCATCTCATAGTTTGAAATTTGCTTAAAACCATGTTTTATAGCTAAAATTTTTATTATCATAAGCCAAAAAAACTGCTTAGAAAACTCATCTATTTTACCAAATCTATCCTCAACCTCAGCTTTTATATCATAAATTTCACTCTCATCTTGAGCCTTACTTAATCTTTTATATAAATCAAGTCTTAATCTATCTTCTTTTATAAACTCTGAGTTTAAAAAAGCATTTATACTAAGCTTTATATCAACATTTGTAAGTGTGTTTGATTTTTTATTTAAAAGTGCGTTTATCTCATCTTCAAGCATTCTTAAATATAAACTATATCCAATAGCCTCAATATGCCCACTTTGAGCCTCTCCGACTAAATTTCCCCCACCTCTGATTTCTAAATCATGATAAGCTAAAACAGAACCACTTCCTAAAAATGAGTTACTCTCAAGTGCGACAAGGCGTTTTAACGAGTCTTTACTTAAAGCATTTTTATCTTCAATTAAAAAATAACAATACCCTTGTATACTGCTTCTTCCAACGCGTCCTCTAAGCTGGTGAAGATCTGCCATGCCAAATTTATTTGCATTATTTACTATCATTGTATTTGCATTTGGCATGTGGATGCCACTTTCTACGATACTTGTGCAAAGCATTAAATCATACTCTTTATTTATAAATTTTTCTATTTCACTTTCTGTTGTTTTTTGCTCAATTTTTGAGTGCAGAACTAAAATTTTTAAATTTGGCAAGAGTTCTAAAAGCTCATTTTTTACCTTGTTAATTGAAGCGATGTGATTATGCACATAAAAAATTTGCCCGCCTCTTCTAAGCTCTCTTAAAATCGCCTCTTTTATAATTTTTTCATCAAATTCTTTAACAATAGTCCTAACATCTAATCTATCATCTGGCGGAGTTAGTAAGGTGCTATAACTTTTAATGGAGCTTAATGCCATATTTAAACTTCTTGGAATCGGAGTTGCACTCATGCTTAAAAGATGGGAATTATTAGAAAGTTCTTTTAATTTTTCTTTTTGCTTTACTCCAAATTTATGCTCTTCATCTATGATTATAAGTCCTAAATTTGAAGCTTTTAAATTTAAAAGTGCGTGTGTTCCTATACAAATCAAAGGCTTTCCATCACTTAATGCCCTTTTCAAAGCATTTTTACTAGCAGTACTTGTAAATCTATCACACCTATAAACATCTATATTAAATCCATTAAATCTCTCTTTTAAGGTTTGATAATGCTGTGATGAAAGAAGCGTAGTTGGCACAAAAAACAGAACTTGAAAGCCGTTTTTAATAGTTAAAAATGAAGCATTCATTGCAACTTCAGTTTTTCCAAAACCAACATCTCCGCTTATTAGCCTATCCATAACTTTACCACTTTGAAAATCTTTTATAATATTATCAACCGCATTTTGTTGATCTTTTGTATAGACAAAACCGGCTTTACTTGTAAATTTT
Coding sequences:
- the gltS gene encoding sodium/glutamate symporter; this translates as MEFTQISDGVFKANFAFLEIIKKIAGSDIFYRVNLDFYATLISVCAVLYIGARITKNIKFLDKYSIPIPVTGGLIVAIVLFLTQILFNVKIGFQESIKDPLMLMFFTSVGLGADIASLKKGGKLLVLFGISVCLFLFVQNIIGVSVMTMMGENPLLGLLAGSITLSGGHGTGAAWGDVFSNAPYNFIAAKEVAMASATYGLIAGGLLGGPIAQSIIRKYNLKSNEVEVEHDTSDEVFAEPQVERLITAGSFVQSLGLFALAMFIGTTISALTKGSVITLPTFVWCLFSGIVIRNTLSYANIHQVFDREIGVIGNVSLGLFLAMAIMTLNLVELTKLAVPLIVLLAIQTVVIAIYVRYVTFGICGRDYDAACLVAGHCGFGMGATPTAVANLQAVTYNFGPSRIAFIVVPIMGGFFVDIANALTIKLFLFLPMFA
- a CDS encoding CsgG/HfaB family protein; the protein is MKNLIFTALIGVVFLCGCASESQRAISVPKVAIANTNYSGQKVSVSIGRFSNQSSYNNGVFSDGEDRLGNQAQTILITSLQQTGRFSVLDRTNLRAMKEESAISKKAQNLKGARYVITGDVVEFGRKTHGDHQLFGILGRGKTQVAYSKVNLNVVDVSTSEVVFSAQGAGEFELSNREVIGFGGTAGYDSTLNGKVLSLSINEAVNNLASAIDSGEWKIK
- a CDS encoding ATP-binding cassette domain-containing protein, whose translation is MLEVKNVDKFYDFKEHINKKTEKIQVLYDINFSLENGDNLAILGVSGSGKSTLANLLSAVEKPTNGEILLNGENKNLNKKISLIMQTQKLCLNPTLRIKTGINLLKKYLHLKFSDNDVKNLFETLNLNQEILQKFPHEISGGEASRIGILKALLIKPDILICDEITAGLDEENKNSVLNVLKKLKQSIIFITHDLEAAKEISKNVLILEKGKVIFFGKFSDLQNSEILDKFSQD
- a CDS encoding ABC transporter permease, which gives rise to MRNKIILFITIILVILAVFSSFIAPFNPNLSDFSNTNLAPNSTHFFGSDFLGRDIFSRTLYGLKNSLIIGTIAGFIATIIAFLYASLSLIKPLQNSLQSGIDAFLSIPNILFILTFASITGGGIISIILVISLFSWMSSAKVFIGRINLLYQSPFIIQSMSLGASKFKVLFYEVLPNLKGLFLSLFAINSAHAISHEATLSFFGMAGDLNMISLGLMINESTNALFMGAWWVAFFPGFMLFLLIFCIVSITPDDKGIKI
- a CDS encoding DUF4810 domain-containing protein, translating into MKKYIFLVLMAVFFVGCATKNQSIYYWDGTYAKSVYEYTKQDGDINEQIENLEKLIQKSYEKNKPIAPGVYAHLGLLYSNLGNYGKFISYLDKEAQLYPESKTYIEFLKKIKQR
- a CDS encoding ATP-binding cassette domain-containing protein encodes the protein MIEISNLNLFYKKVQILKNIDFTMKKNGCVCIMGESGAGKSMFAKSFIKLFDDEFKLSADKFSVFQNDILSLDGEKLREFRSKICALVFQNAKASFHPLLNVGDNFFLYLKDRISEPKKEAFEVLEKLLFDDLNLLWHKFPYELSGGEASRVQIAIALCLKPKVLICDEITASLDAQNQKSIVKIINSLKDELQILFITHQKNVANAVADEFYTMQNGVLKNA
- a CDS encoding ABC transporter substrate-binding protein is translated as MKHIFKLFLLISFVLNFALAKDVLVVGIENESSRLNPLYDEDHDPALSLLFSGLTKHDENTKVTPDLAKSWEVSKDGLTYTFDLRDDAYWHDGVKFTAQDVKFTIESAKDKKLNAPAIANYEMVKDVEILGDYKIKVTLDTPFPPFLDALSFGVLPKHLLEGKDIATYQFNDNPIGTGPYKFVNWKKGESIEFVANEKFYKSTPKIKKVFLKVVPDANVRLMQLKSGELDAGLIDFSGVQMAKNSKNLNILKFKSADYRALMFNYNNEILKDRDVRVALNYFIDKNDMVKTLLHTHGSVANNPIQNYIQSDKVYEFNPKKGDEILTKAGWKKNKKGIYEKDGKTLSFEIYSFNSDPLRVAMSKVISSELNKYGVDAKAFAKPKTAFKISKVDSFLIGWGSPFDPDFHTYRIFGGFADSDINENGWNYSHYKDAKVDEALKKARSTGDLEERKAYYKEFLDALYENPPYIFIAYLDYNLAYNKNLTGIKTQILGHHGAGFLWNLEEWNFKN
- a CDS encoding ABC transporter permease; this encodes MISLILKKAAYSIGLLFVLSFLVFSLLYFLPGDVTSAMFSRPEAMSQAMKNQILANLGLDKSLITQYVSWLKNALNLNFGKSFVSGEDIYEMFKTRLVNSTVLLIFASFFIFVFSLILGLISAVFKNKFIDTFINLTTFSLMCMPNFWLGLIFIYVFSIALGLLPSSGANYLGVSGISLKHVILPIFAIVLPHLATSVKFIRDIIISNLNTDFIQTLYARGIKNIQIYRLALFSSMSDIVRYFGTMIGGVFAGSYVIESVFSYPGIGELALKSIIAKDYPVVLAAILLSAIFVILANLAAEIIAILIDKRNYAK
- a CDS encoding DUF799 domain-containing protein; this translates as MKNSIFITLILSFIFVGCAKKPEIYDYSAFLESKPKSILVVMPTNESIDIKASPAMLANATMPLAEAGYYVFPVALVNDTFKFNGVYDANDIKNIPLSKLQEIFGADSVLYINITKYGTSYAILNSQTTVEADVKLVDLKTGKTLWDKKTLVSNNSANSNQGLIGMLITAAIDQIANTIADSGYDMSVIASNSVFATDCHDCILKGPRSPSYGQDKQLTQN
- a CDS encoding cysteine ABC transporter substrate-binding protein, which produces MKFFKLFLGIFFALNLVNAASLDEIKERGSIKIGVFGDKPPFGYIDENGKNQGFDVALAKEMSKALFGDENKVEYTIVEAASRVDFLRANKVDVILANFTQTKDRARVVDFAKPYMKVSIGVVSKNGDIKSVDDLKGKTLLLNKGTTADIYFTKNYKDLKTMKFDQNTETFAALLDGRGEALAHDNTLLFAWVKSNPEFKVGIESIGDHDVIAPAVKKGNKELLKWINELITKLNSEKFFHKAYDETIKPIYGDSINPASVLVEE